The window GCCGGTGGCCGAAACCATACTGAACGGTGCGCCGGTCCGGGCGTTCGCCTACGGATCTGAGGTGATTGCGGTGACCACTCAGGGGGGAGCGACGCTGATACACCGTTGGTGATCCGTGCCCATGAGCTTGCGCATGTTCAGTTCGCGGAAGCGTTTGCGTTGGCTCTCCCATCAAGTGGACACTCGGAAAGTAGAGCTTCCGGCGTTGCCGTAAGCTCTCCCTGGCGCTCTGCTTGCGCAGGGGAGGCGGGGCCGGTGCTGCGTGCTGGCGCTGCTGGCAGGGGTTGGCGACAGCGCCTGACCTCGCCTATTGCAGCGGCTGCCCCAGGCCAGTCCGGCCGCCGGTCCAGGGCTGCGCGGGGACCAGGTCGTTCGCGCGTTGAACCGCCGGCGCAGGGATGCAACGGGGGCGCCGTGCCGTTAAGCGTCAGGGCCCGTCGGGCCGGTGCCTGTTCAGGCCGGCTCCACCGGACGCTGGCGCCGGCCATACAGCCAGCCCGCCGCCAGTGCGCTCGTCAGCACCACCAGCTCGATGCCGTAGCCCCACCAGGGACGTGCGGCCAGCAGCGCGAGCCCGGGCTGCCCATGAAGGGCCGGAAGCAGCGCATGGGCACCCAGGTGGAAGCCGACCAGCAGCATGGCGATGACCGCGGCGCGCGGTGACCGGGCAAGCATCAGCGTCGCCAGGTTGCCGAGCAGAACGACGATGCCGGCGCCGAGAAGGCCGACCACGGCGTACGACCACACCAGGTGGCCCAGCTCCAGCGAACCCAGCGCCCGGAACGCTTCGAAACAGCCGGCGGGAACGGTCACCGCCGACCACCAGCCGATGAGCGGGACGACCGCCGCGGCCAGCAAGGCCCCGGCAAGGGCGACAAGTGCAAGTGCCGGCAGTTTCGCGCTCATGGCGGCATCCTTCCATAGCGGGGACTGCCTGGCGCCGGGCTGGTCCCTATACCGGCCAGGGCCGCACGCCGGGATTGCACGGTGCCAGATTGATGCCATTCCACCCCGATGCCGCCTGGCCGGCGCGTGCAGGGGTCCGATCTCGCCAAGTCCCTTCGTACCACATCTGGCCGGTCCCATTGACGGTCCTGATCGGCTGTGGTTAGTTTCGTCGACCTTAGGGGCCTGGGGATTGGACTTTGACGGGTTTTGATTCCAACCGGCCCCTGCGGCTCGGGATCGTCGGCTGTGGCGCGATCACGCGCGCGGCCCACCTTCCGGTGATCGTCGCGGACCCGCGCGTGGAGGTGACGGCGTTCTGCGACCGCGACCGCCGGAATGCGACGATGACCGCCCGTGAGAGTGGGATCGACGCGGAGATCGTCACCGACGTCGGCGAATTGGCCGGCAAGGTCGATGCCGCCCTGGTGGCGGTGCCGCCGCGCTTCCATGCGCCGATCGCCATCGAGCTGATGCGGATGGGCGTCGATGTCCTGTGCGAGAAGCCGATCGCGATCACCGTGGCCGATGGCAGGCGCATGGCCGAGGTGGCGCGCGACACCGGCCGGATCCTGGCGGTGGCGCTGATGATGCGGTTCTTTCCGCACAACCGCTGGCTGGCCGACCTGGTGGAGGACGGCGAGATCGGCGCGGTGCGCGAGGTGGTCGTCGAGGACGGCGCGCCGCTGGACTGGGCGATGGCGAGCAACAGCTATTTCGATCGCAAGGTGACCGGCGGCGGCGTGCTGTTCGACACCGGCGTGCACCTGCTCGACCGCGTGCTCTGGCTGTTCGGCGATCTGCACGACATCGCTTGCGAGGACGATGCCTTCGGCGAGGGCTTCGAGAGCAATGCCAGGCTGACCGGCAACCTCCACATGGGCGGGCGGCCGGTGCCGGCAAGTTTCGAGTTCAGCTGGTCGCACCGGCTGCGACGCAGCATCCGGGTGGTCGGCGAGCGCGGCACGTTGGAGGCCGCGACCTCCAATCCGAAGGTCCTGACCCTGCATCGACAGGCACGCCGTGGTCCCATGGAAATGCAGATCGCCTGCGCCAGCCATTGGGATTCGCACAGCCACTACCGGGCGCAGCTGGACGACTTCATCGAGGCGGTCGGCGAGCGCCGCGCGCCCTTCGTCACCGCCGAGTCGGCGCTCAAGGCGCTGGCCGTGATCGAGACGGCCTATGCGCGGCGCCGGCCGATGGCGCAACCCTGGCTGGCGCGCCGGCAGGTGCCGGCATGAGGCCCGGGCGGATCCTGGTCACCGGCGCTACCGGCTTCATCGGCTCGCGCCTG is drawn from Lysobacterales bacterium and contains these coding sequences:
- a CDS encoding Gfo/Idh/MocA family oxidoreductase yields the protein MTGFDSNRPLRLGIVGCGAITRAAHLPVIVADPRVEVTAFCDRDRRNATMTARESGIDAEIVTDVGELAGKVDAALVAVPPRFHAPIAIELMRMGVDVLCEKPIAITVADGRRMAEVARDTGRILAVALMMRFFPHNRWLADLVEDGEIGAVREVVVEDGAPLDWAMASNSYFDRKVTGGGVLFDTGVHLLDRVLWLFGDLHDIACEDDAFGEGFESNARLTGNLHMGGRPVPASFEFSWSHRLRRSIRVVGERGTLEAATSNPKVLTLHRQARRGPMEMQIACASHWDSHSHYRAQLDDFIEAVGERRAPFVTAESALKALAVIETAYARRRPMAQPWLARRQVPA